TTCCACAACCGGGGCTACGACGAGGTCATGGACCACACCGCCGCCCTCTTTTCACAGCTGGACCAAAAGCTGGACCGTTATCGAGAGCTGAGCCGCGAGCGCTGGGGTCGGCTGGGAGGCCTGCTTGCGGTTGCCGAGGGCGAGGGGGCGACGAAGAAGCCCGAGCTTGCGCGAGCGATTGCCGACGAGAAGTACCTCGAGTTCGAAGATCGATTCCGCGGGCGCGAGGAGGACATCGCCCACCGGCTGGAGCCCTATCTCGGCGTGCTGAGCGGCCGGGGGGAGGTGCTCGATCTGGGCTGTGGCCGCGGCGAGGCGCTGGAGGTCATGACGGCCCACGGGATTCGCTGTTCGGGAGTCGATTCGAATGTCGAGATGGTCGACCGATGCCGTGAAAAGGGCTTCGAGGCCGAGGTCGGCGACCTGTTTACGGCATTGGAAGCCAGATCCGAGGCCTCATTGGGCGGCATCGTCTCGTTTCACGTCATCGAGCATCTGCCGGCGGCGGAACTCGAGCGTCTGTCACGACTGGCCTGGCGAGTCCTGGCACCGGCGGGAGTGCTCGTGCTGGAGACCCCGAATCCGGTTTCGATGGTCGTGGGTGCCAGCCGCTTCTGGATCGATCCCACGCACAAGCGGCCGGTCCATCCGGAGAGCCTCAAGACCATGCTCGAGTTGAGTGGATTCGACCCCGTGGAGCGCATCGATCTGCAGCCCTTCGCGGACGAGGATCGTCTGCCGCAGATTCCGTCCGACGGCATCGGAGTGGAGCTTCTGCCTCTGGTTGCGCGCATTAACCTGTTGCGCGACCGCTTGGACGATCTCCTGTTCGGCTTTCAGGACTATGCTCTGGTGGCGTACAAGCCCCCCGTGGGAAAGCCCGCCTAGCCCGCCTGCCGGTCAGCGAGACGATGGCGTCGCCGCGGCTACCGGCGGTCTCAGGTACAGGGGCTGAGTCAGCTCCGACTCGTCCCAGATGAAGTCCGGACTTGCAGCGATCGTCAGCAGGTCGGGAGCCAGAGGCTCCGCATCCAGGATCGTTGGCGGTTCGCCCCGGGCGCCGCGCCCGTCGGGACCGTCTTCGACAAGAGTTTTCAGTGCGGTCAGGTCGAAGCCGATGACCAAACCCCCTCCGAGCCGGGCGATCTCTTGTTCGGACCGAATCTCGGGCTCGCCGAGCGGTTCGAGGGTCTTGCCATCGAAGCGCTGGACGAATCGCTCCTGGCGCAGGGCGTCGACCGCTGCGTAGATCGGAGTCTGGATGGTGCTCGCACGCCGCTGC
This genomic interval from bacterium contains the following:
- the tsaB gene encoding tRNA (adenosine(37)-N6)-threonylcarbamoyltransferase complex dimerization subunit type 1 TsaB, whose translation is MTEDIREKYSDTAGGRSKHGKPRIFAIDTGSPVSSLALAWDGAVITRELSVGDSSKRLLPELDLMLAQAGARLERLDGLVGLRGPGSFTGLRVGLATLLGLHEALGIRAAATTTFEALAGQAQRRASTIQTPIYAAVDALRQERFVQRFDGKTLEPLGEPEIRSEQEIARLGGGLVIGFDLTALKTLVEDGPDGRGARGEPPTILDAEPLAPDLLTIAASPDFIWDESELTQPLYLRPPVAAATPSSR
- a CDS encoding class I SAM-dependent methyltransferase — protein: MTDRKGEISEAVVESLRSRENRELSDWRRLWEADREFTIVSHRGWLGRVIVLAKRLLRGLVKAPQADLWQRQRAYNLTVQDQIEAIAPLAAEAEALSKTLARARTELSSGIAVLGQDLQTIQSELVRDLRETREKQTEELVAVHKAAGRDIKNLERQHSDFLRSHADRLDHLEGFHNRGYDEVMDHTAALFSQLDQKLDRYRELSRERWGRLGGLLAVAEGEGATKKPELARAIADEKYLEFEDRFRGREEDIAHRLEPYLGVLSGRGEVLDLGCGRGEALEVMTAHGIRCSGVDSNVEMVDRCREKGFEAEVGDLFTALEARSEASLGGIVSFHVIEHLPAAELERLSRLAWRVLAPAGVLVLETPNPVSMVVGASRFWIDPTHKRPVHPESLKTMLELSGFDPVERIDLQPFADEDRLPQIPSDGIGVELLPLVARINLLRDRLDDLLFGFQDYALVAYKPPVGKPA